The Oncorhynchus nerka isolate Pitt River linkage group LG24, Oner_Uvic_2.0, whole genome shotgun sequence genome has a window encoding:
- the LOC115107607 gene encoding protein FAM177A1-like isoform X2 — MAEISLYLTNVNVSLGQTMDVEKIPSTGKDFESVELGDLEKGDQKEEKAPRRIIHFSSGETMEEYSTDEEEGEDKEPEKKDLLSPPVDANKLTWGPYFWFHMWRAATSTVSACDYLGERMASLFGITSAKYQYAIDEYYRMRKEKEEEDEDNRLSEEAEQYFVENQDEEIHGPMTDQPEGTATTPHSTDTYEVEKEAKATPTAIRVPAIVTTTT; from the exons ATGGCCGAAATATCTCTGTATCTCACCAACGTGAATGTGTCTTTGGGCCAAACGATGGACGTAGAGAAG atcCCCAGCACAGGGAAGGACTTTGAGAGTGTCGAGCTGGGAGACCTGGAGAAGGGGGATCAGAAAGAAGAGAAAGCCCCACGAAGGATCATCCATTTCTCTAGTGGAGAAACCATGGAAGAATACAGTACagacgaggaggagggggaggacaagGAACCAGAGAAGAAGGACCTACTGTCCCCCCCTGTCGATGCG AACAAGCTGACCTGGGGCCCGTACTTCTGGTTCCATATGTGGAGAGCAGCTACCTCCACTGTTTCAG CTTGTGACTACCTCGGGGAGAGGATGGCCTCGCTCTTTGGAATCACATCGGCCAAATACCAGTACGCCATCGACGAGTATTACAGGATGAGGAAAGAG aaggaggaggaagatgaggacaaCCGGTTATCAGAGGAGGCGGAGCAATACTTTGTCGAGAATCAGGACGAGGAGATCCATGGACCAATGACTGATCAGCCAGAGGGAACAGCTACCACCCCCCACTCCACGGACACCTATGAGGTTGAGAAAGAGGCCAAGGCCACGCCTACTGCCATCAGGGTCCCAGCCATTGTCACGACAACAACCTAA
- the LOC115107607 gene encoding protein FAM177A1-like isoform X1: MAEISLYLTNVNVSLGQTMDVEKIPSTGKDFESVELGDLEKGDQKEEKAPRRIIHFSSGETMEEYSTDEEEGEDKEPEKKDLLSPPVDAVRNKLTWGPYFWFHMWRAATSTVSACDYLGERMASLFGITSAKYQYAIDEYYRMRKEKEEEDEDNRLSEEAEQYFVENQDEEIHGPMTDQPEGTATTPHSTDTYEVEKEAKATPTAIRVPAIVTTTT; encoded by the exons ATGGCCGAAATATCTCTGTATCTCACCAACGTGAATGTGTCTTTGGGCCAAACGATGGACGTAGAGAAG atcCCCAGCACAGGGAAGGACTTTGAGAGTGTCGAGCTGGGAGACCTGGAGAAGGGGGATCAGAAAGAAGAGAAAGCCCCACGAAGGATCATCCATTTCTCTAGTGGAGAAACCATGGAAGAATACAGTACagacgaggaggagggggaggacaagGAACCAGAGAAGAAGGACCTACTGTCCCCCCCTGTCGATGCGGtgagg AACAAGCTGACCTGGGGCCCGTACTTCTGGTTCCATATGTGGAGAGCAGCTACCTCCACTGTTTCAG CTTGTGACTACCTCGGGGAGAGGATGGCCTCGCTCTTTGGAATCACATCGGCCAAATACCAGTACGCCATCGACGAGTATTACAGGATGAGGAAAGAG aaggaggaggaagatgaggacaaCCGGTTATCAGAGGAGGCGGAGCAATACTTTGTCGAGAATCAGGACGAGGAGATCCATGGACCAATGACTGATCAGCCAGAGGGAACAGCTACCACCCCCCACTCCACGGACACCTATGAGGTTGAGAAAGAGGCCAAGGCCACGCCTACTGCCATCAGGGTCCCAGCCATTGTCACGACAACAACCTAA